CAATTAAAAGTAAATTTAAGTTGATAGCTTTATGTTTATCgttaaatttgaaaaaaactaAGTTTATGGTGTTTGCTAATAAAGAAAAGGATGACATCTCATTATCTATTGATGGAATTAACATTGAGAAAGTATCCGAGTTTAGGTTTTTGGGTGTAATAATGGATGAAAATTTGACATGGAAATCTCATAtatcacatgtaaaaaaaaaggtgtccaagaatatttttattttgaacaaaacaaaatatgttttagatTGTAACACAATGagaatgttgtactgttcactTATACTgccttatttgtgttattgtgcagaAGTGTGGGGTAACACATATATAAGCAATACAATGCCATTGCTTTTACTACAGAAAAGAGCAGTTAGAATTATTCACAAAGTCAAATTTAGAGAACATACTAATGGATTATTTGTTTAGGCACGGTTATTGAAACTCAAAGAGATAATTGAACAGCAGACATTATTAATTGTGTTCAAAGCTAAAAAGAGAGTATTGCCAAAGAATGTGCAaaaactgtttgtgttttcctcaGAAGATGAAAATCATAGAAGGAGATTTGATTTTAAGCATCAAGTTGCTAGGAccactttaaaacaaatgtgtgtttctgttagcGGCGTCAAACTTTGGAATTCTCAACAGAAGGATTTAAAAGGTTGTACAGATatctttcagtttaaaaaaatgtataaagaaagacaaattagacaatatgcatatgaaaattaactttaaaattaatgttttgAACTTGAATATGATTTCTATTTTAcaggttattttgttttatgttgttggAATTAagggtgtaggtgatggtgtggGTGAAGGTGTAGGTTAATGGAAAAGGCAGACCATCTAAGAATGTTGTGTTCAAGTAAGGGgcagacaaaaaataagaattatattCTTCTTTCTGCTCCTTTCCAATCATGAAAAGCATTAATTTGACAGATGTGTTGTGGACTTGTGTGTTAACTTTATATTGCaatgtgcattttcatgaaaggaacaaataaaaatgaaatgaaatgaaatgaaagtgccGTCCAacaagtttggaggcatttggttttctctgagcagataaaatatttctgtcgaCTTCAGAAATCATTGCTCAACTTCGGTCTGCAGTCGCATCATCgatgaagataagtgagcctCTTTCACTAGCAGCCAAACAGCCCCAAGCCAAAACACGCCCTCCCCATGTTTCACGGAGGAAATGGTATGCTTTGAATCTTGGGAAATCCCTTTTTtcctccatcactctggtacatgttAATCTTTATCTCCTCTGTGcacaagactttgttccagaactcttgaggctcttttaggtgctttttagcAAACAAATCTTGCCTTTCTGTTAGTCAGGCTTATCAGTGGTgtgcatcttgtagtgtactctctgtagtcctgctggtgtaCTATTCCAACTCTACTGGGTCTATTGACATAATTGAGTTCACCAGTtgttttcttgttaataatgaaccaaactgaACCCAAATGTTGTCATGCCcagggtttttgcaatgttcctcattgattgattttcatttcatgaGCCTTATGACGACCAGCTTAACTTGCATCGACACTGCTGTCTTCCTAATTTTATCACAGCCCAACAGCAATCTCCGaaggcaattgcaaagtctagagtcaagactagacatcaacagctctcttctgcattcagcGACGACATAAATGAATATACCTGCCCAACagaacacatctgtgaagccaattcaacaaatacctgtagtaccttaaaatggggggaccatgTGCAAAAGGTGCTGTTATTTCTAATCAGTCCATcagatatggatgaaaatacattCAGATTGAAGCTGaatgtctgcacttcaacctcctTGTCATTATATCCTTATAtcctcaaactcaaagtgctagagcacagaaccaaaatgacaaaaaatgtggcactgtccaatgaattattgGACTAAGATTCCcgcaacatatttatttttaaaatcacctctttgtttctctgtggATATCAAGCACACTCATGcatgtacacaaatgcacacacagacacatgcagacacacacacacatgcatattcgGGGATGGACAAAGCAGATAAATTGTTTTGCCTCACAGTCTGTGCGTTACTACATTTATCCATCAATATTATCAGAAGAAGACTATCAgaggacacaaaaacacataccaCATGCAGGAGATAATACTCATACTGAAATTCTGTCCATCATGTGGTGTGTAGACtggtatgcacacacagtgttctgttTTATCCAGTGCAGACaggtgtacacatacacacagttatCCAGTGGTATTTCAGAATTCTTTTTCATATGACATTTGCCATTTTTGAAAGATCTATTTTATAGTAAGTGACATGTTTGGtgcttgttttatgtttcagctcaaaacaataaacatcaatAGTCATAAAAGCCTTGTTTCTTCATTATCGTGGATTTCTTGTATGAATTACaactttttcacaaaaaataaatggtgcGGTAATTGTTAAATATAATCTGGCAGAGTTAATTAGCAGGCATTAACCATATAATGTATCTATATTGTTTTTAGGAATGAGATAGACAATATTTGTTAAGTATGTtgacacaattattatttatgtattgctCTTAAATCCCAATAATGTTCCAGGTCACTTTCACCCGGCGAACAGTACTAAAATAATAGATCAAATCATACATaatcaaaactaaaataattctCATCACTTACAGTCATCTTGGCGGTTCAGTAGTTCGGTATTTACAGCTGTGCGGTTCTGAATATAAGGCATGGTGCCTGTATTTATGTGTATCTGAGAGAGCTAAGAAGGCAGGATTTGGCAAACTCTAACCAATCAAATTGAGTGATTGCCTGTGGTAGAATCAAAATTGTCCGAACATATTAACTTGTGGGTGTTTTAGTAAAGTGGGGGTGTTTTTTGTGTAAGTTCTCCTgaaaaatgcaatgtgctgaaTACACAGGAAAGGATTGCAAAATGTCGCATGACTAGATTTGTTTTAGTACcacaggaaaatgaaagaatgcaaatacatgcacaatgaaaaagaataaaaccCTACAGAATAAGTAGGCTACATTTTCcacattaaaaaatgcatttaaaaaagttgAAGGAGTTATCGCCCGTCTCAGTGGAGAGCATTGTGAGCTCCTGATAGCTGGGGTTCTATGTCTGAGACCCCCATCGCTGTTCATGTACTCCGGTTTGGTCAGCTGAATTAGAGGCTTAGTGTCTTGTGTATTCTAGCCTCGGTATAAGTATCCTACTTCGTCAGTTGAATTAGAgtattaatgttttttgtggcggcacggatggtgcagtgggtaacactgccgcctcacagcaaggaggtcctgggttcgaatcctggtcggccggggcctctctgtgcggagtttgcatgttctccccgtgtttgtgtgggtttcctcagggtactccggtttcctcccacagtccaaagacatgcaggttaggctgattggagagtctaaattgcccgcaggtatgagtgtgtgagtgaatggtgtatgtgccctgcaatggactggcgacctgtccagggtgtattcctgcctttcgcccaatgtatgctgggataggctccagcccccctgtgaccctgttcagtataagcgggttaagataagggatggatggatgttttttgtgtatgttcGTACTAGGGTTAGTAGGACGTAGGGTGTGAGGTTGAGTTTCCCTGCCATTTGTTATTTCCTTGCTCGAGTCAGATTAGACTTCTCGAGCATTTTTAAAggttgaagcctataggagcctataggagtcagtagcctacctccttcaaagtgaagaaatacaccttacagcaactctgaagccgTCTTATTTACATGACGTAtcgtgtgtatttgaaatacatgtgcaggaaaaaaatagtaaaaattAGAGCCGTTTTTCTTCAGAGAAGTTAGACATTTCCAACTATAGCCACTGAACACACGTATccatcttccgctggttgagcgcaTTAATCCGTGCACCTTTTGAAGGTAGAGCGAGATCCGGCACAAAGTGCACTTACTCACTTGTAGAAAGAACTGGACCCCTCTGCCCCCAATAAAgtgccacacacagatttactcatgaGAGAGATTTATTGTTGAAGCTGAAATGATTATCATACGCAGTGAGTTTTGACAGATGTCAGAGGGTCTCTAGTAAATGTTTCAGAGAAGCACAGGATTAAGTGCACTGATCTCTGGGAGGGACATGGGGGAGAGAAGGCATGAGAGATACCAGACAGATTACCAAAaaggaagtaaaaaaataaaaacaatttaaaaatttttttaaaaagactgaagttaaaaaacaatgaaataaaaagaataaatatcaaggtcttgatctacatttatatcatttatatttacagtgcagtccataaatatttggacagtggtacaatttctgtccttctggcattgtactccagcacattggattttaaattatgaaaatgtactGCCACCTTTAATTTTTTGACATCCACagcaggtgatctgtgtaggaattacatccattttatacatagtctcctcttttttctgcaGTATGTTTCGGGTCATTCGGGTCATTGACTTGTTGCATGGTGAAGTGCCGTCCAacaagtttggaggcatttggttttctctgagcagataaaatatttctgtcgaCTTCAGAAATCATTGCTCAACTTCGGTCTGCAGTTGCATCACCgatgaagataagtgagcctGTTTCACTAGCAGCCAAACAGGCCCAAGCCAAAACACGCCCTCCCCCATGTCTCATGGAGGAAATGATATGCTTTGAATCTTGGGAAATCCCTTTTTtcctccatcactctggtacatgttaatctttgtctcCTCTGTGcacaagactttgttccagaactcttgaggctcttttaggtgctttttagAAAACAAATCTTGCCTTTCGGTTAGTCAGGCTtgtcagtggtttgcatcttgtagtgtactctctgtagtcctgctggtgtaCTACTCCAGCTCTACTGGGTCTATTGACATAATTGAGTTCACCAGTtgttttcttgttaataatgaaccaaactgaACCCAAATGTTGTCATGCCCAGGGTTTCtcattgattgattttcatttcatgaGCCTTATGATGACCAGCTTAACTTGCATCGACACTGCTGTCTTCCTAATTTTATCACAGCCCAACAGCAATCTCCAaagacatcaacagctctcttctgcattcaccgACGACATAAATGTTCTGCCCAACAGAACgcatctgtgaagccaattcaacaaatacctgtagtaccttaaaatggggggaccatgTGCAAAAGGTGTTGTTATTTCTAATCAGTCCATcagatatggatgaaaatacattCAGATAGAAGCTGaatgtctgcacttcaacctcctTGTCATTATATCCTTATATcatcaaactcaaagtgctagagcacagaaccaaaatgacaaaaaatgtggCACTGTCCATTGAATTATTGGACTAAGATTCCctcaacatatttatttttaaaatcacctctttgtttctctgtggATATCAAGCACACTCACGcatgtacacaaatgcacacacagacacatgcagacacacacacatgcatattcgGGGATGGACAAAGCAGATAAATTGTTTTGCCTCACAGTCTGTGCGTTACTACATTTATCCATCAATATTATCAGAAGAAGACTATCAgaggacacaaaaacacataccaCATGCAGGAGATAATACTCATACTGAAATTCTGTCCATCATGTGGTGTGTAGACTGGTATGCACACAGTGCTCTCTTTTATCCAGTGCAGACAGgtatagacatacacacactgtgcggTCCACTAATGCCGACCGAAAGGCTGGACAGAGGGGTACGGACACCATTCAACTTGTTTTCGTTATTTTTACTGAAAACCAAGCAGATTGTGAAACCTGGAACGCAAATGAACAAATATACATGTATTTTCATAATAACTAGTTACAAACATAATCGCTAATTGTACAAaatcaaatataaatgttaCACAAAGCACATATTACTAACCGTGGCATCCTTCTTGTCCATTAGACCCAACTAATTTCCACAGTCATAAAATAAAACTCAAacactgctatttattatttatgctatgcacatttaaatgttactATCCTAACtggacagtacacacacagttatccaGTGGTATTTCAGAATTCTTTTTCATATGACATTTGCCATTTTTGAAAGATCTATTTTATAGTAAGTGACATGTTTGGTACTGTAGGAacaccccccaaatacaccaaaaggcggaagtatccgagaggtgaaggaaacgcgtgtagtctgaccaatgctactggaacagggttaatttaattttgttctcgtttatctgactccaaaagataagttcaactgctcctctgctcTAACAGTCatacaaaaggaactgcaaatgtccaccaatagtgtggctctttAAGATCGttatctatttgtatagacgcGGACGTACCtatggcctgtatagcctacaatgatacacttagtatgtatcttgtgacggtactggtgtataggcgagtgactacggggtgcaggtatcctaggttgtatatgtgtgttagGACTGTAAACTGCTATGTGTGCAGTGATGTAATTCAAGAGGATGcaagttcaaattaatacaatttattcaataatgtgcaatgcagaaatataattacgTGGAAAGGTGCAATATTAATGGCTATACGCGAATGGTGCGCCGGAGGTTGTATTAAcgagtctcctcgaaccattccacgtttccctctatatacccagggttttcaggaaaaaaacaaatcatcaaataaagatggaggtaacaacaatggtcctgctgatgtcatctctgtatgtccaacaaacctggttaacctttgtattacagctggatgctgactcacaggtaacttgcattacctgtggtttattcctacaagatctttattcagcaaccagtgtactacaccaccaatgacaccaaagtATTTCTCACaccattagctatctaaagacaccaaacactgtatatggaaaacccatggtttatacagtgctatttcaactcatcagttctgggagcattccactgaggtggcagaattgcgcagaggcagcacaatgatgggagcaatagtcctgtattgacaagcactgtcttttcatcaaaccttgctgaccttgtgtcaacatggtcaacacagtctgtatccttttgggggtctgtagaggggcacacttatgtaaaatgctcTACAgtacttgttttatgtttcagctcaaaacaataaacatcaatAGTCATAAAAGCCTTGTTTCTTCATTATCGTGGATTTCTTGTATGAATTACaactttttcacaaaaaataaatggtgccggcctttatttttccaaatcgaccacgcccccggctattatccgaggcccggcttcaaatagaatcccggacacaatttgaggatttacggtactcGCTTGTAGAAAGAACTGGACCCCTCTTCCCCCAATAAAgtgccacacacagatttactcatgatagagatttattattgaagctgAAATGATTATCATATGCAGTGAGTTTTGATAGATGTCAGAGGGTCTCTGGTAAATGTTTCAGAGAAGCACTGGATTAAGTGCCCTGATCTCTGGGAGGGACAAAGTGCACTGGTAGCACAGCTGTaggaaggcaccaggaagcagaagcagagcagccaatcaggggccAGAAAGGAGATGTCCAGGACCTCCTGGTTGGTCTTTATTTCATATCCATTCCATTGACCTTGACATCGTCAAAAATCTTAATGAAATCATATCTCATTTTTTGCAGACGGTTGGGGAACTCCAACATATGGCCATCATGCAGATTAATGTAAAATGCAGTGTCCGTGAAGGTTATGGTcacctggaggagagaaggagagaacatGGGGAATGGGGGAGAGAAGGCATGAGAGATACCAGACAGATTACCAAaaaggaagtaaaaaaaagactacagttaaaaaatgatgaaataaaaaggCAACAAGTGATCCAAGAATAAATATCAAGGTCTTGATCTAcatttatatcatttatatttacagtgcagtccataaatatttggacagtggtacaatttctgtccttctggcacattggattttaaattatgaaaatgtactGCCACCtgtaatttgaggatatttacatccacaccaggtgatctgtgtaggaattacattcattttatacATCGTCTCCTCTTTTTTTGTGGATGAAAGGTTATTGGGCTGTTGGCTTCTCGGCTGTTTTCCGATTAGactggtgtattcaatcactcccttggtgcaggtataagaaatctttcagtatctagtcttgattataggcttttgattgcctttggagtctggtATTAGCTATTGTTAGCATAAAAACCAGATTTGTGTCAATTACATATATTTAGGAACATTATTTATCACTCTACAGATACATTCAGACAACACAGTATATCCATTTTTgtataaacttattttttacctAGTTACCTAGTTTTACCTAGGTCTTGAATAAAGAACATACTATAGGATGCAATGTACTTCACATTGAATTCATTTGTTGGAATATTTCCCATGAATCTTGCCTTGCGGTTACAGTagcaacccccctccccataccCCCCTATGACACCGATACTGAATCACAAACTGATCCATTGGACACAGGTACAGAAGACTGGACAAAGTGTCCTTTCAGCACCTCCAACAGAGCGTCTCCCTGTCTCAAGACTCACCGTAAACTCCTGCAAACACTGGTAAGGGAAGTGTGAAGATCTCACTTCCTCACCCCAGACTCCGTCCTTCATGGAGTTCATGATGATGACACCACAGAAGGTCGGGGTAAAGTGCAGCGCAATATTTTCATCAGATTCTCTCACTTCGATCACAaaactgggagagaaagagagccacACAATGCATGGGTGATGGATGAACATGGATGAAGACAGCAAGAGGTTTACCAAGAGCATACAGAGGCAGCAATGGCTCACCGGGATGCATTCTTGTTAGGGCTCCCAGTGACTTTTAGTTCCATTCCTGACTCGAAGCTCATGTTCTTGAACTCGACCTATGgtcaaaacataaaacatttttcttgtgATTATGCATTCACTCTTTCAGTTCTCTTAGGCAGAAAACATGAACAGATCATGGTAAATATGGACCAAAAAGGGGTCTTCACGTCTTCTCACATTACCATCATCTCTAATTTGCCCTCACACCTCTGCACagacagtgagcaccataattcattggacagtgacacatttttttgttattttggttctgtactctagcattttgagtttgaaaggatacaatgacaaatgacaatgaggttgaagtgaaGACGGTCGGCTTGAATTTTAatttcagcatgtaaaatgcatgttcaattggattcataTCCAGTGATTGAATCTGCAGTATGTTTCGGGTCATTGACTTTtacatcttatccagagcgacgtacaacaaagtgcatacccataaccagggataagtgcgctgaaagaccctagagggaagtacaatttcaattgctacccgtacaacaaagataaggaccagggccttatTTTTGCATGGTGAAGTGCCGTCCAacaagtttggaggcatttggttttctctgagcagataaaatatttctgtcgaCTTCAGAAATCATTGCTCAACTTCggtctgcagtcacatcatcgaTGAAGATAGGTGAGCCTGTTCCACTAGCAGCAGAACAGGCCCAAGCCAAAACACGCCCTCCCCCATGTTTCACGGAGGAAATGGTATGCTTTGAATCTTGGGCAATCCCTTTTTtcctccatcactctggtacatgttAATCTTTATCTCCTCTGTGcacaagactttgttccagagctcttggggctcttttaggtgctttttagcAAACAAATCTTGCCTTTCTGTTAGTCAGGCTTATCAGTGGTGTGCATCTTGTCGTGTACtctctgtagtcctgctggtgtaCTACTCCAGCTCTACTGGGTCTATTGATCAATTGAATTCACCAGTTGTTTTCTTGTTAATGATGAACCAAACTGAACCCAAATGTTGTCATGCCCAGGGTTTCTGCAATGTTCCtcattgattgattttcatttcatgaGCCTTATGACAACCAGCTTAACTTGCATCAACACTGCTGTCTTCCTAATTTTATCACAGCCCAACAgcaatctccaaaggcaattgcaaagtctagaatcaggactagacatcaacagctctcttctgcattcagcGACGACAtaaatgaatacacctgcccaacagaacacatctgtgaagccaattcaacaaatacctgtagtaccttaaaatggggggaccatgTGCAAAAGGTGTTGTTATTTCTAATCAGTCCATgagatatggatgaaaatacattCAGATAGAAGCTGaatgtctgcacttcaacctcctTGTCATTATATCCTTATATcatcaaactcaaagtgctagagcacagaaccaaaatgacaaaaaatgtggCACTGTCCATTGAATTATTGGACTAAGATTCCctcaacatatttatttttaaaatcacctctttgtttctctgtggATATCAAGCACACTCACGCATGtactcaaatgcacacacaaacacatgcagacacacacacatgcatattcgGGGATGGACAAAGCAGATAAATTGTTTTGCCTCACAGTCTGTGCGTTACTACATTTATCCATCAATATTATCAGAAGAAGACTATCAgaggacacaaaaacacataccaCATGCAGGAGATAATACTCATACTGAAATTCTGTCCATCATGTGGTGTGTAGACtggtatgcacacacagtgttctgttTTATCCAGTGCAGACaggtgtacacatacacacacagttatccaGTGGTATTTCAGAATTCCTTTTCTTATGACATTTGCCATTTTTGAAAGATCTATTTTATAGTAAGTGACACGTTTGgtacttgttttatgtttcagCTCAAAACAATAACCATCAATAGTCATAAAAGCCTTGTTTCTTCATTATCGTGGATTTCTTGTTTGAATTACaactttttcacaaaaaataaatggtgcTGTAATTGTTAAATATAATCTGGCAGAGTTAATTAGCAGGCATTAACCATATATTGTATCTATATTGTTTTTAGGAATGAGATAGACAATATTTGTTAAGTATGTtgacacaattattatttatgtattgctCTTAAATCCCAATAATGTTCCAGGTCACTTTGACCCGGCGAACAGTACTAAAATAATAGATCAAATCTTACATcatcaaaactaaaataattctCATCACTTACAGTCATCTTGGCGGTATCAGTAGTACGGTATTTACAGCTGTGCAGTTCTGAATATAAGGCG
Above is a genomic segment from Conger conger chromosome 10, fConCon1.1, whole genome shotgun sequence containing:
- the LOC133139200 gene encoding galectin-2-like; protein product: MTVEFKNMSFESGMELKVTGSPNKNASRFVIEVRESDENIALHFTPTFCGVIIMNSMKDGVWGEEVRSSHFPYQCLQEFTVTITFTDTAFYINLHDGHMLEFPNRLQKMRYDFIKIFDDVKVNGMDMK